Proteins from one Sphaeramia orbicularis chromosome 17, fSphaOr1.1, whole genome shotgun sequence genomic window:
- the LOC115437011 gene encoding uncharacterized protein LOC115437011 isoform X2 has translation MKVLVVVGLLIHVSQHALAVVVQAYEGMESVLLPYQHSGGFPNIPFSVVWKRSDLNQTVIHRLEYMSGGCLKEEYRHSERTYMKPNAQKSGDFSLTVKKPQLSDSSSYTCNLQWETERGEPKEEKRTEVQLQVKDDQEEVEVQQGAKSIQLPCKASADLPEDTTVDWTHFDPQLMLVHVSRSKTDDLQTQDRSYRGRTQMNEDMSLTVKKPTDTDGGVYICTVYREGDVLRSKVLLQVVPGRSAWATAFWVVVPVLLIALITLGLFFIFRGYFPSVQLVEVDSEEESVLLPCQTIAHLTKNSRNMSVMWKNLHNQQILVHKYGSGEPDEQDQDYTDRTEMKKHWLRTGDFSLTLKHPTDRDTNEYLCTIYNKDKVLKEKRVVLKVRVQQVEVDSEEESVLLPWKTTLHIEDVSQLTVEWTDRYNRKVHVYEDGSDRTNEQNEIYRNRTEMKEDPLRTGDLSLTLKHPTDWDTNTYTCTVYNRDKQILRRKQVDLKVKVQQVEVEEGAWSALLPFRTTPDLPQDARVEWRYHTNDRKYIHVHVSEKKSAQPGEQDDRYRNRTKMNEDPWTTGDCSLTLNDLQQDDSGTYVCVVIRDEVTLRGKRVELKVKGQSSDAGQRSGVSLSSVSSADRSQIIYQVLPIREDAEAEAAV, from the exons ATGAAAGTGTTGGTGGTGGTTGGGCTCCTCATCCACG tttcccagcatgcactggctGTAGTGGTGCAGGCGTATGAGGGGATGGAGTCGGTCCTGCTGCCCTACCAGCATTCTGGCGGGTTCCCGAACATTCCCTTTTCAGTGGTTTGGAAACGCTCTGATCTGAACCAAACAGTTATTCACCGGCTTGAATACATGAGTGGTGGCTGTCTGAAAGAGGAATACCGACACAGTGAGCGCACGTATATGAAGCCCAACGCACAGAAATCTGGAGACTTCAGCCTCACTGTGAAGAAACCAcaactgtctgacagcagcagctacACCTGTAACCTCCAATGGGAAACAGAGAGGGGCGAGCCAAAAGAAGAGAAACGGACAGAAGTACagctgcaggtcaaag ATGaccaggaggaggtggaggtccaGCAGGGGGCGAAGTCTATCCAGCTGCCTTGTAAAGCTTCAGCCGATCTGCCTGAAGACACCACAGTGGACTGGACTCACTTTGATCCACAACTGATGTTGGTCCACGTGTCCCGGAGTAAAACTGATGATCTTCAAACACAGGACAGGTCTTACCGTGGCCGCACACAGATGAATGAAGACATGAGTCTGACTgtgaaaaagcccacagacacagACGGAGGTGTGTATATCTGCACCGTCTACAGGGAAGGAGACGTCCTGAGGTCTAAAGTCCTGCTCCAGGTGGTCCCAG GTCGTTCAGCCTGGGCCACAGCTTTCTGGGTTGTCGTTCCTGTTCTTCTAATCGCTCTAATCACTCTAGGACTTTTCTTTATTTTCCGAGGGTATTTTCCTTCAG TCCAACTGGTGGAGGTGGATTCAGAggaggagtctgtcctgctgccaTGTCAAACTATAGCTCACCTGACAAAGAACTCCAGAAATATGAGCGTTATGTGGAAGAACTTACACAACCAACAGATCCTTGTGCATAAGTACGGCTCTGGAGAACCTGATGAACAGGACCAGGATTACACAGACAGAACAGAGATGAAGAAACACTGGCTGAGAACTGGAGACTTCAGTTTAACCCTGAAACACCCAACGGACCGGGACACCAAcgaatacttatgcaccatctacAACAAAGACAAGGTCCTGAAGGAGAAACGAGTGGTgctgaaggtcagag tccaacaggtggaggtggattcagaggaggagtctgtcctgctgccctgGAAAACCACATTACATATAGAGGACGTCAGTCAGCTCACAGTGGAGTGGACGGACCGTTATAACAGGAAGGTCCATGTGTATGAGGACGGCTCTGACAGAACTAATGAACAGAACGAAatatacagaaacagaacagagatgaaagaagacccactgagaactggagacctcagtctgaccctgaaacaccccACAGACTGGGACACtaacacctacacctgcaccgtctacaacagagacaagcagatcctgaggaggaaacaagtggatctgaaggtcaaag ttcaacaggtggaggtggaggagggggcgtGGTCAGCCCTGCTGCCCTTCAGAACGACCCCTGACCTGCCTCAGGACGCCAGAGTGGAGTGGAGGTACCATACTAATGACCGGAAATACATACATGTCCATGTGTCTGAGAAGAAGTCAGCTCAACCTGGTGAACAGGACGAcagatacagaaacagaacaaagaTGAATGAAGACCCATGGACGACTGGAGACTGCAGTCTGACCCTGAATGACCTCCAACAGGACGACTCTGGAACATATGTATGTGTAGTCATCAGAGATGAAGTCACCCTGAGAGGGAAAAGAGTGgagctgaaggtcaaaggtcagagttcagatgcaggtcagaggtcaggtgtgtctctgtcctctgtctcctctgcagACAGATCTCAGATCATATATCAGGTTCTTCCAATAAGAGAAGATGCAGAAGCTGAAGCAGCTGTTTGA
- the LOC115437011 gene encoding uncharacterized protein LOC115437011 isoform X4 — protein sequence MKVLVVVGLLIHDDQEEVEVQQGAKSIQLPCKASADLPEDTTVDWTHFDPQLMLVHVSRSKTDDLQTQDRSYRGRTQMNEDMSLTVKKPTDTDGGVYICTVYREGDVLRSKVLLQVVPGRSAWATAFWVVVPVLLIALITLGLFFIFRGYFPSVQLVEVDSEEESVLLPCQTIAHLTKNSRNMSVMWKNLHNQQILVHKYGSGEPDEQDQDYTDRTEMKKHWLRTGDFSLTLKHPTDRDTNEYLCTIYNKDKVLKEKRVVLKVRVQQVEVDSGDESVLLPWKTTLYIEDVSQLTVEWTDYWDRKVHVYEDGSDRTNEQNYRYRNRTEMKEDPLRTGDLSLTLKHPTDWDTDTYTCTVYNRDKQILRRKRVFLKVKVQQVEVDSEEESVLLPWKTTLHIEDVSQLTVEWTDRYNRKVHVYEDGSDRTNEQNEIYRNRTEMKEDPLRTGDLSLTLKHPTDWDTNTYTCTVYNRDKQILRRKQVDLKVKVQQVEVEEGAWSALLPFRTTPDLPQDARVEWRYHTNDRKYIHVHVSEKKSAQPGEQDDRYRNRTKMNEDPWTTGDCSLTLNDLQQDDSGTYVCVVIRDEVTLRGKRVELKVKGQSSDAGQRSGVSLSSVSSADRSQIIYQVLPIREDAEAEAAV from the exons ATGAAAGTGTTGGTGGTGGTTGGGCTCCTCATCCACG ATGaccaggaggaggtggaggtccaGCAGGGGGCGAAGTCTATCCAGCTGCCTTGTAAAGCTTCAGCCGATCTGCCTGAAGACACCACAGTGGACTGGACTCACTTTGATCCACAACTGATGTTGGTCCACGTGTCCCGGAGTAAAACTGATGATCTTCAAACACAGGACAGGTCTTACCGTGGCCGCACACAGATGAATGAAGACATGAGTCTGACTgtgaaaaagcccacagacacagACGGAGGTGTGTATATCTGCACCGTCTACAGGGAAGGAGACGTCCTGAGGTCTAAAGTCCTGCTCCAGGTGGTCCCAG GTCGTTCAGCCTGGGCCACAGCTTTCTGGGTTGTCGTTCCTGTTCTTCTAATCGCTCTAATCACTCTAGGACTTTTCTTTATTTTCCGAGGGTATTTTCCTTCAG TCCAACTGGTGGAGGTGGATTCAGAggaggagtctgtcctgctgccaTGTCAAACTATAGCTCACCTGACAAAGAACTCCAGAAATATGAGCGTTATGTGGAAGAACTTACACAACCAACAGATCCTTGTGCATAAGTACGGCTCTGGAGAACCTGATGAACAGGACCAGGATTACACAGACAGAACAGAGATGAAGAAACACTGGCTGAGAACTGGAGACTTCAGTTTAACCCTGAAACACCCAACGGACCGGGACACCAAcgaatacttatgcaccatctacAACAAAGACAAGGTCCTGAAGGAGAAACGAGTGGTgctgaaggtcagag tccaacaggtggaggtggattcaggggacgagtctgtcctgctgccctgGAAAACCACATTATATATAGAGGATGTCAGTCAGCTCACAGTGGAGTGGACGGACTATTGGGACAGGAAGGTCCATGTGTATGAGGACGGCTCTGACAGAACTAATGAACAGAACTATagatacagaaacagaacagagatgaaagaagacccactgagaactggagacctcagtctgaccctgaaacaccccACAGACTGGGACActgacacctacacctgcaccgtcTACAACAGAGACAAGCAGATCCTGAGGAGGAAACGAGTGtttctgaaggtcaaag tccaacaggtggaggtggattcagaggaggagtctgtcctgctgccctgGAAAACCACATTACATATAGAGGACGTCAGTCAGCTCACAGTGGAGTGGACGGACCGTTATAACAGGAAGGTCCATGTGTATGAGGACGGCTCTGACAGAACTAATGAACAGAACGAAatatacagaaacagaacagagatgaaagaagacccactgagaactggagacctcagtctgaccctgaaacaccccACAGACTGGGACACtaacacctacacctgcaccgtctacaacagagacaagcagatcctgaggaggaaacaagtggatctgaaggtcaaag ttcaacaggtggaggtggaggagggggcgtGGTCAGCCCTGCTGCCCTTCAGAACGACCCCTGACCTGCCTCAGGACGCCAGAGTGGAGTGGAGGTACCATACTAATGACCGGAAATACATACATGTCCATGTGTCTGAGAAGAAGTCAGCTCAACCTGGTGAACAGGACGAcagatacagaaacagaacaaagaTGAATGAAGACCCATGGACGACTGGAGACTGCAGTCTGACCCTGAATGACCTCCAACAGGACGACTCTGGAACATATGTATGTGTAGTCATCAGAGATGAAGTCACCCTGAGAGGGAAAAGAGTGgagctgaaggtcaaaggtcagagttcagatgcaggtcagaggtcaggtgtgtctctgtcctctgtctcctctgcagACAGATCTCAGATCATATATCAGGTTCTTCCAATAAGAGAAGATGCAGAAGCTGAAGCAGCTGTTTGA
- the LOC115437011 gene encoding uncharacterized protein LOC115437011 isoform X1, producing MKVLVVVGLLIHVSQHALAVVVQAYEGMESVLLPYQHSGGFPNIPFSVVWKRSDLNQTVIHRLEYMSGGCLKEEYRHSERTYMKPNAQKSGDFSLTVKKPQLSDSSSYTCNLQWETERGEPKEEKRTEVQLQVKDDQEEVEVQQGAKSIQLPCKASADLPEDTTVDWTHFDPQLMLVHVSRSKTDDLQTQDRSYRGRTQMNEDMSLTVKKPTDTDGGVYICTVYREGDVLRSKVLLQVVPGRSAWATAFWVVVPVLLIALITLGLFFIFRGYFPSVQLVEVDSEEESVLLPCQTIAHLTKNSRNMSVMWKNLHNQQILVHKYGSGEPDEQDQDYTDRTEMKKHWLRTGDFSLTLKHPTDRDTNEYLCTIYNKDKVLKEKRVVLKVRVQQVEVDSGDESVLLPWKTTLYIEDVSQLTVEWTDYWDRKVHVYEDGSDRTNEQNYRYRNRTEMKEDPLRTGDLSLTLKHPTDWDTDTYTCTVYNRDKQILRRKRVFLKVKVQQVEVDSEEESVLLPWKTTLHIEDVSQLTVEWTDRYNRKVHVYEDGSDRTNEQNEIYRNRTEMKEDPLRTGDLSLTLKHPTDWDTNTYTCTVYNRDKQILRRKQVDLKVKVQQVEVEEGAWSALLPFRTTPDLPQDARVEWRYHTNDRKYIHVHVSEKKSAQPGEQDDRYRNRTKMNEDPWTTGDCSLTLNDLQQDDSGTYVCVVIRDEVTLRGKRVELKVKGQSSDAGQRSGVSLSSVSSADRSQIIYQVLPIREDAEAEAAV from the exons ATGAAAGTGTTGGTGGTGGTTGGGCTCCTCATCCACG tttcccagcatgcactggctGTAGTGGTGCAGGCGTATGAGGGGATGGAGTCGGTCCTGCTGCCCTACCAGCATTCTGGCGGGTTCCCGAACATTCCCTTTTCAGTGGTTTGGAAACGCTCTGATCTGAACCAAACAGTTATTCACCGGCTTGAATACATGAGTGGTGGCTGTCTGAAAGAGGAATACCGACACAGTGAGCGCACGTATATGAAGCCCAACGCACAGAAATCTGGAGACTTCAGCCTCACTGTGAAGAAACCAcaactgtctgacagcagcagctacACCTGTAACCTCCAATGGGAAACAGAGAGGGGCGAGCCAAAAGAAGAGAAACGGACAGAAGTACagctgcaggtcaaag ATGaccaggaggaggtggaggtccaGCAGGGGGCGAAGTCTATCCAGCTGCCTTGTAAAGCTTCAGCCGATCTGCCTGAAGACACCACAGTGGACTGGACTCACTTTGATCCACAACTGATGTTGGTCCACGTGTCCCGGAGTAAAACTGATGATCTTCAAACACAGGACAGGTCTTACCGTGGCCGCACACAGATGAATGAAGACATGAGTCTGACTgtgaaaaagcccacagacacagACGGAGGTGTGTATATCTGCACCGTCTACAGGGAAGGAGACGTCCTGAGGTCTAAAGTCCTGCTCCAGGTGGTCCCAG GTCGTTCAGCCTGGGCCACAGCTTTCTGGGTTGTCGTTCCTGTTCTTCTAATCGCTCTAATCACTCTAGGACTTTTCTTTATTTTCCGAGGGTATTTTCCTTCAG TCCAACTGGTGGAGGTGGATTCAGAggaggagtctgtcctgctgccaTGTCAAACTATAGCTCACCTGACAAAGAACTCCAGAAATATGAGCGTTATGTGGAAGAACTTACACAACCAACAGATCCTTGTGCATAAGTACGGCTCTGGAGAACCTGATGAACAGGACCAGGATTACACAGACAGAACAGAGATGAAGAAACACTGGCTGAGAACTGGAGACTTCAGTTTAACCCTGAAACACCCAACGGACCGGGACACCAAcgaatacttatgcaccatctacAACAAAGACAAGGTCCTGAAGGAGAAACGAGTGGTgctgaaggtcagag tccaacaggtggaggtggattcaggggacgagtctgtcctgctgccctgGAAAACCACATTATATATAGAGGATGTCAGTCAGCTCACAGTGGAGTGGACGGACTATTGGGACAGGAAGGTCCATGTGTATGAGGACGGCTCTGACAGAACTAATGAACAGAACTATagatacagaaacagaacagagatgaaagaagacccactgagaactggagacctcagtctgaccctgaaacaccccACAGACTGGGACActgacacctacacctgcaccgtcTACAACAGAGACAAGCAGATCCTGAGGAGGAAACGAGTGtttctgaaggtcaaag tccaacaggtggaggtggattcagaggaggagtctgtcctgctgccctgGAAAACCACATTACATATAGAGGACGTCAGTCAGCTCACAGTGGAGTGGACGGACCGTTATAACAGGAAGGTCCATGTGTATGAGGACGGCTCTGACAGAACTAATGAACAGAACGAAatatacagaaacagaacagagatgaaagaagacccactgagaactggagacctcagtctgaccctgaaacaccccACAGACTGGGACACtaacacctacacctgcaccgtctacaacagagacaagcagatcctgaggaggaaacaagtggatctgaaggtcaaag ttcaacaggtggaggtggaggagggggcgtGGTCAGCCCTGCTGCCCTTCAGAACGACCCCTGACCTGCCTCAGGACGCCAGAGTGGAGTGGAGGTACCATACTAATGACCGGAAATACATACATGTCCATGTGTCTGAGAAGAAGTCAGCTCAACCTGGTGAACAGGACGAcagatacagaaacagaacaaagaTGAATGAAGACCCATGGACGACTGGAGACTGCAGTCTGACCCTGAATGACCTCCAACAGGACGACTCTGGAACATATGTATGTGTAGTCATCAGAGATGAAGTCACCCTGAGAGGGAAAAGAGTGgagctgaaggtcaaaggtcagagttcagatgcaggtcagaggtcaggtgtgtctctgtcctctgtctcctctgcagACAGATCTCAGATCATATATCAGGTTCTTCCAATAAGAGAAGATGCAGAAGCTGAAGCAGCTGTTTGA
- the LOC115437011 gene encoding uncharacterized protein LOC115437011 isoform X3, with protein MKVLVVVGLLIHVSQHALAVVVQAYEGMESVLLPYQHSGGFPNIPFSVVWKRSDLNQTVIHRLEYMSGGCLKEEYRHSERTYMKPNAQKSGDFSLTVKKPQLSDSSSYTCNLQWETERGEPKEEKRTEVQLQVKDDQEEVEVQQGAKSIQLPCKASADLPEDTTVDWTHFDPQLMLVHVSRSKTDDLQTQDRSYRGRTQMNEDMSLTVKKPTDTDGGVYICTVYREGDVLRSKVLLQVVPGRSAWATAFWVVVPVLLIALITLGLFFIFRGYFPSVQLVEVDSEEESVLLPCQTIAHLTKNSRNMSVMWKNLHNQQILVHKYGSGEPDEQDQDYTDRTEMKKHWLRTGDFSLTLKHPTDRDTNEYLCTIYNKDKVLKEKRVVLKVRVQQVEVDSGDESVLLPWKTTLYIEDVSQLTVEWTDYWDRKVHVYEDGSDRTNEQNYRYRNRTEMKEDPLRTGDLSLTLKHPTDWDTDTYTCTVYNRDKQILRRKRVFLKVKVQQVEVEEGAWSALLPFRTTPDLPQDARVEWRYHTNDRKYIHVHVSEKKSAQPGEQDDRYRNRTKMNEDPWTTGDCSLTLNDLQQDDSGTYVCVVIRDEVTLRGKRVELKVKGQSSDAGQRSGVSLSSVSSADRSQIIYQVLPIREDAEAEAAV; from the exons ATGAAAGTGTTGGTGGTGGTTGGGCTCCTCATCCACG tttcccagcatgcactggctGTAGTGGTGCAGGCGTATGAGGGGATGGAGTCGGTCCTGCTGCCCTACCAGCATTCTGGCGGGTTCCCGAACATTCCCTTTTCAGTGGTTTGGAAACGCTCTGATCTGAACCAAACAGTTATTCACCGGCTTGAATACATGAGTGGTGGCTGTCTGAAAGAGGAATACCGACACAGTGAGCGCACGTATATGAAGCCCAACGCACAGAAATCTGGAGACTTCAGCCTCACTGTGAAGAAACCAcaactgtctgacagcagcagctacACCTGTAACCTCCAATGGGAAACAGAGAGGGGCGAGCCAAAAGAAGAGAAACGGACAGAAGTACagctgcaggtcaaag ATGaccaggaggaggtggaggtccaGCAGGGGGCGAAGTCTATCCAGCTGCCTTGTAAAGCTTCAGCCGATCTGCCTGAAGACACCACAGTGGACTGGACTCACTTTGATCCACAACTGATGTTGGTCCACGTGTCCCGGAGTAAAACTGATGATCTTCAAACACAGGACAGGTCTTACCGTGGCCGCACACAGATGAATGAAGACATGAGTCTGACTgtgaaaaagcccacagacacagACGGAGGTGTGTATATCTGCACCGTCTACAGGGAAGGAGACGTCCTGAGGTCTAAAGTCCTGCTCCAGGTGGTCCCAG GTCGTTCAGCCTGGGCCACAGCTTTCTGGGTTGTCGTTCCTGTTCTTCTAATCGCTCTAATCACTCTAGGACTTTTCTTTATTTTCCGAGGGTATTTTCCTTCAG TCCAACTGGTGGAGGTGGATTCAGAggaggagtctgtcctgctgccaTGTCAAACTATAGCTCACCTGACAAAGAACTCCAGAAATATGAGCGTTATGTGGAAGAACTTACACAACCAACAGATCCTTGTGCATAAGTACGGCTCTGGAGAACCTGATGAACAGGACCAGGATTACACAGACAGAACAGAGATGAAGAAACACTGGCTGAGAACTGGAGACTTCAGTTTAACCCTGAAACACCCAACGGACCGGGACACCAAcgaatacttatgcaccatctacAACAAAGACAAGGTCCTGAAGGAGAAACGAGTGGTgctgaaggtcagag tccaacaggtggaggtggattcaggggacgagtctgtcctgctgccctgGAAAACCACATTATATATAGAGGATGTCAGTCAGCTCACAGTGGAGTGGACGGACTATTGGGACAGGAAGGTCCATGTGTATGAGGACGGCTCTGACAGAACTAATGAACAGAACTATagatacagaaacagaacagagatgaaagaagacccactgagaactggagacctcagtctgaccctgaaacaccccACAGACTGGGACActgacacctacacctgcaccgtcTACAACAGAGACAAGCAGATCCTGAGGAGGAAACGAGTGtttctgaaggtcaaag ttcaacaggtggaggtggaggagggggcgtGGTCAGCCCTGCTGCCCTTCAGAACGACCCCTGACCTGCCTCAGGACGCCAGAGTGGAGTGGAGGTACCATACTAATGACCGGAAATACATACATGTCCATGTGTCTGAGAAGAAGTCAGCTCAACCTGGTGAACAGGACGAcagatacagaaacagaacaaagaTGAATGAAGACCCATGGACGACTGGAGACTGCAGTCTGACCCTGAATGACCTCCAACAGGACGACTCTGGAACATATGTATGTGTAGTCATCAGAGATGAAGTCACCCTGAGAGGGAAAAGAGTGgagctgaaggtcaaaggtcagagttcagatgcaggtcagaggtcaggtgtgtctctgtcctctgtctcctctgcagACAGATCTCAGATCATATATCAGGTTCTTCCAATAAGAGAAGATGCAGAAGCTGAAGCAGCTGTTTGA